One stretch of Burkholderia oklahomensis C6786 DNA includes these proteins:
- a CDS encoding CyaA/EF/ExoY family adenylyl cyclase toxin, with protein MIGKLSTHPGVTGAMHQELHGATDTTRPSVTGRAADPGLATLVERVRGETGVVPAHLIELQRVAREHDCLIGIRPVDRSATDLIESGHPTKDFHIKGKSANWGPQAAFICVDQRFSKLEDKPERIGKFDRQVQSCIAEGHAKRVPLMLSKARFDKLLDEGLIDEVKRDGNGMSMTFEAKAPSGAVYAFEATHVHVAGEDTYAIAHRGEPIEVLAPPRDGAKPLTADYDLFLIGPRFDDLGPQDNLPVPDVSHDVFKARLDGYKNGVPDALRSPYEQPAEFYRKADAEIGNVSSRMRDMIPAINAALVGDGEAVVHHSPDSASAVADPGANYPATFALPQKIGRFDEICIIHDKRELAELIGSAKQAGYHVPLNPLWEKEVTSVRRESFLVAREQLSANLW; from the coding sequence ATGATAGGCAAGTTGTCGACGCATCCCGGCGTGACGGGAGCGATGCATCAGGAATTGCATGGCGCGACGGATACGACGCGGCCGTCCGTGACCGGGCGCGCGGCCGACCCCGGTCTCGCCACGCTCGTCGAGCGCGTGCGCGGCGAGACCGGGGTCGTGCCCGCGCATCTGATCGAGCTGCAGCGCGTCGCGCGCGAGCACGATTGTTTGATCGGCATTCGGCCGGTGGACCGGTCCGCGACGGATCTGATCGAAAGCGGCCACCCGACGAAGGATTTTCATATCAAGGGCAAGAGCGCGAACTGGGGTCCGCAGGCCGCGTTCATCTGCGTCGATCAGCGGTTCAGCAAGCTCGAGGACAAGCCGGAACGCATCGGGAAGTTCGACCGGCAGGTACAGTCCTGCATCGCCGAAGGCCACGCGAAGCGTGTGCCGCTGATGCTGTCGAAAGCGCGCTTCGACAAGTTGCTGGACGAGGGCTTGATCGACGAGGTCAAGCGCGACGGCAACGGCATGTCGATGACGTTCGAAGCGAAAGCGCCGAGCGGAGCGGTCTACGCGTTCGAGGCGACCCATGTGCACGTTGCCGGCGAAGACACGTACGCGATCGCGCATCGAGGCGAGCCGATCGAGGTGCTCGCGCCGCCGAGGGACGGCGCGAAGCCGTTGACCGCCGATTACGACCTGTTCCTGATCGGTCCGCGCTTCGACGATCTCGGTCCGCAGGACAATCTGCCGGTGCCGGACGTGTCGCACGACGTGTTCAAGGCGCGGCTCGACGGCTACAAGAACGGTGTGCCCGACGCGTTGCGAAGCCCGTACGAGCAGCCGGCCGAGTTCTATCGGAAAGCGGATGCGGAGATCGGCAACGTGTCGTCCCGCATGCGCGACATGATTCCGGCGATCAATGCGGCGCTCGTCGGCGACGGCGAGGCCGTCGTTCACCACAGTCCCGACTCGGCCAGCGCGGTCGCCGATCCCGGCGCGAACTATCCGGCGACGTTCGCGCTGCCGCAGAAGATCGGCCGCTTCGACGAGATCTGCATCATCCACGACAAGCGCGAGCTCGCGGAATTGATCGGCAGCGCGAAGCAGGCGGGCTACCACGTGCCGCTCAATCCGCTGTGGGAAAAAGAAGTGACGAGCGTGCGGCGCGAGTCGTTCTTGGTCGCGCGCGAGCAGTTGTCCGCGAATCTGTGGTGA